In a single window of the Prochlorococcus marinus str. AS9601 genome:
- the devC gene encoding ABC transporter permease DevC, with protein sequence MSFSFFKFRKIPLAWLLLTRQPLRLAVAIAGISFAGILMFMQLGFRDGLFDTSVTIHKLLDADLVLISPRSKSSISMSGFPKRRLIQTLAVEDVEKTAPVNLNYLLWRNPENLKTRSILALGFNPSDSLLLDEGFSSKAYKLRNPSRVLFDKLSRPEFGPIEEWFLSEKKVETEVAGKRVIVEGLVELGPSFGADGNLITSRETFLRLFPANPPGSIEIGLVKLKKGSDPELISMILNNSLPNDVRVLTKNQFIEFEKNYWKNSTAIGFIFSLGALMGFVVGCVVVYQILYSDVTDHLPEYATLLAMGYRLKSLFFVVAREGFLLALFGYLPAYFSGQILYSVIRSSTKLPIIMDADKTVLIFVLVLVMCMGSAAVAMRKLVDADPAEIF encoded by the coding sequence ATGAGTTTTTCTTTTTTTAAATTTAGAAAAATACCATTAGCTTGGTTGTTATTAACTAGGCAACCATTAAGGTTAGCAGTTGCAATAGCTGGAATCAGTTTTGCAGGGATTTTGATGTTTATGCAATTAGGTTTTAGAGATGGTTTATTTGACACGAGCGTAACTATTCATAAACTTCTAGATGCAGATCTTGTTTTGATAAGTCCCAGATCAAAAAGTTCTATAAGCATGAGTGGATTCCCAAAAAGAAGATTAATTCAAACTCTCGCAGTAGAGGATGTTGAAAAAACTGCTCCTGTTAATCTGAATTATTTACTTTGGAGAAATCCCGAAAATCTTAAAACTAGATCTATACTTGCATTAGGTTTTAATCCCTCCGATTCACTTCTTTTAGATGAGGGATTCTCAAGTAAAGCTTATAAATTAAGAAATCCATCAAGAGTTCTTTTTGACAAATTATCTAGACCTGAATTTGGACCGATTGAAGAATGGTTCTTATCTGAAAAAAAAGTTGAGACTGAGGTTGCTGGAAAAAGAGTAATTGTTGAGGGCCTTGTGGAGTTGGGACCATCTTTCGGTGCAGATGGTAATTTGATAACTAGTCGAGAAACCTTCTTAAGACTTTTTCCTGCTAATCCTCCTGGCAGTATAGAAATTGGCTTGGTAAAGCTAAAAAAAGGATCTGATCCTGAATTGATTTCAATGATATTAAATAACTCACTCCCAAATGATGTTAGGGTTCTTACAAAAAATCAATTTATAGAATTTGAGAAGAATTACTGGAAAAATAGTACTGCAATAGGTTTTATATTTAGTTTGGGAGCATTGATGGGTTTCGTTGTAGGGTGTGTGGTTGTTTATCAAATTCTTTATAGTGACGTTACAGATCACCTCCCAGAGTATGCCACCTTATTGGCAATGGGATATAGACTTAAGTCCCTTTTCTTTGTTGTAGCTAGAGAGGGGTTTTTATTGGCATTGTTTGGTTATTTACCTGCTTATTTTTCTGGCCAGATACTTTACTCAGTTATAAGAAGTTCAACTAAGCTGCCAATAATAATGGATGCAGATAAAACTGTTTTAATTTTCGTATTAGTTTTAGTTATGTGTATGGGGTCCGCAGCTGTAGCGATGCGCAAATTAGTTGATGCTGATCCTGCCGAAATTTTTTAA
- a CDS encoding DevA family ABC transporter ATP-binding protein — MVKVNKFKNNVKNLKTVSINNLSHFYGKNENKKQVLNDVNLNIDKGELVLLKGPSGCGKTTLLTLIGALRTCQSGDLTVLNNQLNGASRKTRQILRRSIGMIFQGHNLLRCLTAEQNVQMGADLIKGLTYLQRREIARNWLSAVGLEEHHKKLPNDLSGGQKQRVAIARALSAKPKLLLADEPTSALDSVTGREIVTLLRKLAKEQNCSVLMVTHDPRISDMADRILNMEDGKIYSAHSELI; from the coding sequence ATGGTTAAAGTTAATAAATTTAAAAATAATGTTAAAAACCTTAAAACCGTCTCAATAAATAATTTGAGTCACTTTTATGGAAAAAATGAGAATAAAAAACAAGTTCTTAATGACGTTAATTTAAATATTGATAAAGGAGAGTTGGTCCTTTTGAAAGGACCTTCTGGATGCGGTAAAACGACTCTTCTAACATTGATTGGTGCTTTGAGAACCTGTCAAAGTGGAGATTTAACTGTATTAAATAATCAGTTAAATGGAGCATCAAGGAAAACTCGTCAGATTCTTAGAAGAAGTATTGGAATGATTTTTCAAGGTCACAATCTTCTTAGATGTTTAACAGCAGAACAAAATGTCCAGATGGGCGCCGATTTAATAAAAGGTTTAACATATTTGCAAAGACGTGAGATAGCACGTAATTGGTTGTCAGCAGTAGGATTAGAAGAACATCATAAAAAATTGCCAAATGACTTATCTGGTGGGCAGAAACAGAGAGTAGCAATTGCTCGAGCTTTATCTGCTAAGCCAAAACTCTTATTAGCTGATGAACCCACTTCTGCATTAGATAGCGTCACAGGAAGGGAAATAGTAACCCTTTTAAGGAAACTAGCAAAAGAACAAAATTGTTCTGTACTTATGGTGACCCATGATCCAAGAATTTCTGATATGGCTGATAGGATATTAAATATGGAAGATGGTAAAATATATAGTGCTCATAGTGAGCTAATATAA
- a CDS encoding glycosyltransferase family 2 protein, translating to MNVSIVIPTYNRLPILEKCLFALENQKLSTNISNYEVIVVDDGSTDGTTSWIDKNKANLPHVILFQQEHGGPALGRNLGVIKSKYEIIIFIDSDLIVLDNFINCHVEKLLASWKKNDKKCFTYGSVVNTSNFLNPQSEKHKIMDTSFAYFATGNVAISKELILSVGLFDTSFSLYGWEDLELGERLKKIGTKLIKCPNAVGFHWHPPFNCEQIDSLISQEKERAKMALVFYKKHPNLRVRFMIQLTPLHNLLWQILCLGGLISVDRILPLLRFLVKIRRNRLALEILRIPLNMIYVKQLTKSR from the coding sequence ATGAATGTAAGTATTGTTATACCGACTTACAATAGATTACCCATACTAGAGAAATGTCTTTTTGCGCTTGAGAATCAAAAATTAAGTACAAATATAAGTAATTATGAAGTAATAGTAGTTGATGATGGATCAACTGATGGGACAACCTCATGGATAGATAAAAACAAAGCTAATCTCCCACACGTTATTCTATTTCAGCAAGAACATGGAGGGCCTGCACTTGGAAGAAATCTGGGAGTGATTAAATCGAAATATGAAATTATTATATTCATTGATAGTGATCTTATTGTTTTAGATAATTTTATAAATTGCCACGTAGAAAAACTACTTGCCTCTTGGAAAAAAAATGATAAAAAATGTTTTACCTATGGCTCTGTAGTCAATACATCTAATTTTCTGAATCCTCAGAGTGAAAAACATAAAATAATGGACACTTCTTTTGCCTATTTTGCTACTGGGAATGTAGCGATATCAAAAGAATTGATTTTAAGTGTGGGATTATTTGATACTTCTTTTAGTCTTTACGGTTGGGAGGATTTAGAACTTGGAGAAAGATTAAAAAAAATTGGGACAAAATTAATCAAATGTCCAAATGCAGTAGGTTTTCATTGGCATCCGCCATTTAATTGCGAACAAATAGATTCATTAATATCTCAAGAAAAAGAGAGAGCAAAAATGGCTTTAGTGTTTTATAAGAAACACCCAAATTTAAGGGTTAGATTTATGATTCAATTAACTCCGCTACATAATTTACTTTGGCAAATTCTTTGCTTGGGAGGACTAATCAGTGTGGATAGAATTCTTCCTTTATTGAGATTCCTAGTAAAGATAAGAAGAAATAGACTTGCACTTGAGATACTTAGGATCCCTCTAAATATGATTTACGTTAAACAATTAACTAAATCAAGATAA
- the rpsB gene encoding 30S ribosomal protein S2, translating to MAVVSLSEMMEAGAHFGHQTRRWNPKMSKYIYCARNGVHIIDLVKTALCMNNAYKWTRNAAKSGKRFLFVGTKKQASDVVAQEATRCGAAYVNQRWLGGMLTNWTTMKARIERLKDLERMESSGSIAMRPKKEAAVLRRELERLQKYLGGLKGMRRLPDVVVLVDQRRESNAVLEARKLDISLVSMLDTNCDPDLCEVPIPCNDDAVRSVQLILGRLADAINEGRKGSNAERKN from the coding sequence ATGGCTGTTGTATCACTATCAGAAATGATGGAAGCTGGTGCTCATTTCGGGCACCAAACTAGACGTTGGAATCCCAAGATGTCTAAGTATATATATTGCGCGAGAAATGGAGTTCATATTATTGATCTTGTAAAAACAGCATTGTGTATGAACAACGCTTATAAATGGACGAGAAACGCTGCAAAAAGCGGTAAACGTTTCTTATTCGTCGGTACAAAAAAACAAGCATCAGATGTAGTAGCGCAGGAAGCTACACGCTGTGGAGCTGCATATGTAAATCAAAGATGGCTTGGAGGGATGTTGACTAATTGGACAACAATGAAAGCTAGGATTGAAAGATTAAAGGATCTAGAAAGAATGGAAAGTAGTGGTTCAATAGCAATGAGGCCTAAAAAAGAAGCTGCAGTATTAAGGAGAGAACTTGAAAGATTACAAAAATACTTAGGTGGACTTAAGGGTATGAGAAGATTACCAGATGTAGTTGTATTAGTTGATCAGAGGAGAGAATCTAATGCAGTCTTAGAAGCTAGAAAATTAGATATTTCATTAGTATCAATGTTGGATACTAATTGCGATCCAGATTTGTGTGAAGTTCCAATTCCATGTAACGATGATGCCGTTAGATCTGTGCAACTTATTCTAGGAAGACTTGCAGATGCCATAAATGAGGGTAGAAAGGGCTCTAATGCTGAAAGGAAAAATTAA
- the tsf gene encoding translation elongation factor Ts, translated as MGNITAKLVKDLRDKTGAGMMDCKKALNETEGNLDKALEWLRKKGIASAEKKSGRVAAEGSIGSYIHTGSRVGVLLELNCETDFVARGDIFQSLLKDVSMQVAACPNVEYVSIDEIPEDVVEKEKQIEMGRDDLSGKPEQIKEKIVEGRIAKRLNELVLLSQPYIKDSSLTVEDLVKQAAAKIGENIKVRRFTRYTLGEGIEKNQMDFAEEVASMQKN; from the coding sequence ATGGGAAACATTACAGCAAAACTTGTAAAAGATCTTAGAGACAAAACTGGTGCAGGAATGATGGACTGCAAAAAAGCACTTAACGAAACTGAAGGGAATCTAGATAAAGCTTTGGAATGGTTAAGAAAGAAAGGCATAGCTAGTGCTGAAAAGAAATCGGGAAGAGTAGCGGCTGAAGGGTCAATTGGCAGTTATATACATACTGGATCAAGAGTTGGAGTTTTACTAGAGTTAAATTGTGAAACTGATTTTGTTGCTAGAGGTGATATTTTTCAATCTCTTTTGAAGGATGTCTCAATGCAAGTAGCAGCATGCCCAAATGTTGAGTATGTATCAATTGATGAAATACCAGAAGATGTTGTGGAAAAAGAAAAGCAGATTGAAATGGGTAGGGATGATTTATCTGGAAAACCAGAACAAATTAAAGAAAAAATAGTTGAAGGGAGAATAGCAAAAAGACTTAATGAGCTTGTTCTGCTCTCACAACCCTACATTAAAGATAGTTCTCTAACAGTTGAGGATCTTGTTAAACAAGCAGCTGCAAAAATTGGGGAAAATATCAAAGTAAGACGCTTTACAAGATATACATTGGGTGAAGGTATCGAAAAAAATCAGATGGACTTTGCTGAAGAGGTCGCATCAATGCAAAAAAACTAG
- a CDS encoding adenylate cyclase, with protein MNNFNNYIDINKINSQLERADIQKGLLTRNIYREYELYLNLVRDLLFISVEKGLNQIYSYPTINDNFLNENESYSLFEKKISNLIYTNLPFLTVEQLKINEIEKNINKEINFTIFDGSTKTKDDQKEKFQYEEGFQLKEPSQFEITEDFSNTSEYYQAHNYEKFGSLDLDNNHHNNYLSTNNIFENLGVEKQFISSLLELIGEEKVEKQRYQVKENINQMDNLPKNKILNNFDLIDKSLENLLLNLSYNINQELFKVNLIKKMISKDSFDYLVGKNFMIKHPYPFVINFELNLNRSSLTGNNIPSIIFFNISTVELEFKNLNLSIQRNKINELKNQFQRLIKKETYWRQKEITLNKIR; from the coding sequence TTGAATAATTTCAATAATTACATAGATATAAATAAAATTAATTCTCAATTAGAGAGAGCAGACATACAAAAAGGACTATTAACTAGAAATATCTATAGGGAATATGAACTTTATCTTAATCTAGTAAGAGATCTACTTTTCATCTCTGTAGAAAAAGGCCTTAATCAAATATATAGTTATCCAACAATAAATGATAATTTCTTAAATGAAAATGAATCCTATAGTCTTTTTGAAAAAAAAATAAGTAATTTAATATACACGAATTTGCCCTTTTTAACAGTAGAACAATTAAAGATTAATGAAATTGAAAAAAATATAAATAAGGAAATTAACTTTACTATTTTTGATGGTTCCACAAAAACAAAGGATGATCAAAAAGAAAAATTTCAATACGAAGAAGGTTTTCAATTAAAAGAACCCTCTCAGTTCGAGATTACTGAAGACTTTTCAAATACTTCTGAATATTATCAAGCTCATAATTATGAAAAATTCGGATCACTTGATTTAGATAATAACCACCATAATAATTATTTATCTACAAACAATATTTTTGAAAATTTAGGAGTTGAAAAACAATTTATTTCCTCCTTACTTGAATTAATAGGAGAAGAAAAAGTGGAAAAACAAAGATATCAAGTAAAAGAAAATATAAATCAAATGGATAATTTACCAAAAAATAAGATTCTTAATAATTTTGATTTAATTGACAAGTCATTGGAAAATTTACTATTGAATCTTTCATATAATATTAACCAAGAATTATTTAAGGTAAATCTAATAAAAAAGATGATATCTAAAGATTCCTTTGATTACTTAGTAGGCAAAAATTTCATGATAAAACATCCATATCCTTTTGTTATTAATTTCGAATTAAACTTAAATCGTTCCTCATTAACCGGCAATAATATTCCAAGCATTATTTTTTTCAATATATCTACTGTTGAGTTAGAGTTTAAAAATTTAAATCTTTCTATTCAAAGGAACAAAATAAATGAGCTAAAAAATCAATTTCAGCGTTTGATTAAAAAAGAGACATATTGGAGGCAAAAAGAAATAACCTTGAATAAGATACGTTGA
- the recG gene encoding ATP-dependent DNA helicase RecG, producing MTISGNNNKLIKDWIRPLQKSLTIETENKFINTLGREKYFNDYLHESLKKLDNLNLSGEYLRIFDEFSKKYNEYNKLDENQRKRLVIDTRKNLYKLGKTLEIESSNNNVFLDKADASLSIDSDISLIKNVGKVYKNKLNELGIFHIKDLINYFPRTYLDYTNRVKIINLKPDNLYTCIANVKRFYIHKSKKNSNLSIMNIVVFDETSSIKVTKFFLGKRFRSYSFFTSQKSLYTPGTKLAISGKVKLTEYGKTFVDPQIEILKDNNDNFNFSGKILPLYSLGEALSNMSFIKLMKKVLIYAKQYPEILNKKQLDSLSLLSKGESLINIHFPPTQQALIESKKRLVFDELFLLQIKFLLRKRKTKKNVNPQQLPQKKSLLKEFLDTFPFELTKSQENVLNEIKKDLSNPVPMSRLLQGDVGSGKTIIAIASLLLVIEKNLQGAIMVPTEVLAEQHYKNLLKYLNPLFVSVELLTGNTPQKKRKEIFSNLNNGLVDILVGTHALFEDKVIFNALGMVVIDEQHRFGVTQRNRLLNKGENTNLLSMTATPIPRTLALSIYGDLDVSQITELPPGRVPITTKIISEDDLTNLFKIVEDEINKGKQAYVILPLIEDSEKMNLSSAKKTFKHLSEEVFFNKKVGLLHGKLSSQEKNEVINSFLKNEINILVSTTVIEVGIDVPNATIMIIYNSDRFGLSQLHQLRGRVGRGSTKSFCYLVTPDKNGLENKRLCVLQKSNDGFYIAEKDLELRGPGQILGYRQSGLPDFVLDNLPNNKFLIDKAREEAIKIVSDDPDLKENIVLRKILIDNSDNKFIHDFLN from the coding sequence GTGACTATTAGCGGGAATAATAATAAATTAATTAAAGATTGGATAAGACCTCTTCAAAAATCTCTTACTATTGAAACTGAAAATAAATTTATTAACACTTTAGGAAGAGAAAAATATTTTAATGATTATTTGCATGAATCACTAAAAAAACTAGATAATCTAAATCTCTCAGGCGAATATTTAAGGATATTTGATGAATTTTCTAAAAAATATAATGAATATAATAAATTAGATGAAAATCAAAGAAAAAGGTTAGTTATAGATACAAGAAAAAATCTTTATAAACTAGGTAAAACCTTAGAAATAGAAAGTTCTAATAATAATGTTTTTCTGGATAAAGCTGATGCAAGTTTGTCTATTGATTCAGATATTTCATTAATAAAAAATGTAGGAAAAGTTTATAAAAATAAGCTTAATGAATTAGGGATATTTCATATAAAAGATCTAATTAATTATTTCCCAAGAACATATCTAGACTATACGAATAGAGTAAAGATAATAAATTTAAAACCAGATAATTTATACACGTGCATTGCAAACGTTAAAAGGTTTTATATTCATAAGAGTAAAAAAAATAGTAATTTATCAATAATGAATATTGTTGTTTTTGATGAAACGTCTTCAATAAAGGTTACAAAATTTTTTTTAGGAAAAAGATTTAGATCTTACTCCTTCTTCACATCTCAAAAATCTTTGTATACTCCTGGAACTAAATTAGCAATTTCCGGTAAGGTTAAATTGACAGAGTATGGCAAAACTTTTGTAGATCCGCAGATTGAAATTCTTAAGGACAACAATGATAATTTTAATTTCTCAGGCAAAATATTACCCTTGTATTCATTAGGTGAAGCATTATCGAATATGAGTTTTATAAAACTTATGAAAAAGGTACTAATTTATGCAAAGCAATATCCAGAAATTTTAAATAAAAAGCAACTTGATTCATTATCTTTATTATCAAAAGGAGAGTCGTTGATTAATATTCATTTTCCACCAACTCAACAGGCACTTATTGAGTCAAAAAAACGTTTGGTTTTTGATGAGTTATTCCTACTTCAAATAAAGTTCCTACTTAGAAAAAGAAAGACGAAAAAAAATGTAAATCCCCAACAATTACCTCAAAAGAAATCTTTATTAAAAGAATTTTTAGATACTTTTCCTTTTGAATTAACAAAATCTCAAGAAAACGTTTTAAATGAAATTAAGAAAGATTTATCTAATCCCGTACCAATGTCTAGATTGCTTCAGGGAGATGTGGGAAGCGGTAAAACTATAATTGCAATAGCGTCTCTTTTGCTTGTAATTGAAAAAAACCTGCAAGGTGCAATTATGGTCCCAACTGAGGTATTGGCAGAACAGCATTATAAAAATTTATTAAAATATTTGAACCCCCTTTTTGTTTCTGTTGAATTACTTACTGGGAATACTCCTCAAAAAAAGAGAAAAGAAATTTTCTCTAATTTGAACAATGGATTAGTTGATATCCTCGTAGGTACTCATGCATTATTTGAGGATAAAGTCATCTTTAATGCATTAGGCATGGTGGTAATTGATGAACAACATAGATTTGGAGTTACTCAAAGAAATAGATTACTAAATAAAGGAGAAAATACTAACTTGTTATCAATGACAGCAACACCAATTCCAAGAACTCTTGCGCTTTCTATTTATGGTGATTTAGATGTGAGTCAAATTACAGAACTACCTCCTGGGAGAGTTCCAATAACAACAAAAATAATTTCAGAAGACGATTTAACTAACTTGTTCAAGATTGTTGAAGATGAGATCAATAAGGGAAAGCAAGCTTATGTTATTTTGCCACTTATAGAAGATTCAGAAAAAATGAATTTAAGCTCCGCAAAGAAAACATTCAAACATTTATCAGAAGAGGTCTTTTTTAATAAAAAAGTTGGATTATTACATGGCAAATTAAGTTCACAAGAAAAAAATGAAGTAATTAATTCTTTTTTAAAGAATGAAATTAATATATTGGTTTCAACCACAGTAATTGAGGTTGGTATTGATGTCCCTAACGCCACAATTATGATTATTTATAATTCGGATAGATTTGGATTGTCCCAGCTACATCAATTAAGGGGGAGAGTTGGTAGAGGATCAACCAAATCTTTTTGTTATCTGGTAACCCCCGATAAAAATGGATTAGAAAATAAACGACTTTGTGTTTTGCAAAAATCTAATGATGGCTTTTATATTGCTGAAAAAGACTTGGAGCTTAGAGGTCCAGGTCAGATTTTAGGATATAGACAATCTGGATTGCCTGATTTTGTACTGGACAATTTACCTAATAATAAATTTCTTATTGATAAGGCCCGTGAAGAGGCTATTAAGATTGTTAGTGATGATCCTGATTTAAAAGAAAATATTGTTTTAAGGAAAATACTTATTGATAATTCTGATAATAAATTCATTCATGATTTCTTAAATTGA
- a CDS encoding M15 family metallopeptidase: MHFKKVEKFWAYPSYDTRCPPPHSTGGALDVCLSDKEGNLVEMGSMVDQMDETSNPYFFANIKNEEAIIWNSRRNLLREIMTKFGFAQHPNEWWHFSYGDQLWAWKNKKANALYGKI; the protein is encoded by the coding sequence ATCCATTTTAAAAAAGTTGAAAAATTTTGGGCATATCCTTCTTATGACACTAGGTGTCCTCCCCCTCATTCAACTGGGGGTGCATTGGATGTTTGTTTATCAGATAAAGAAGGAAATCTTGTTGAAATGGGTAGCATGGTTGATCAAATGGATGAGACCTCAAATCCTTATTTTTTTGCAAACATAAAGAATGAAGAAGCAATTATTTGGAATAGTAGAAGAAATTTATTAAGGGAAATTATGACTAAATTCGGATTTGCTCAACATCCTAATGAATGGTGGCATTTTAGTTATGGTGATCAATTATGGGCTTGGAAAAATAAAAAAGCAAATGCCCTTTATGGAAAAATTTAA
- a CDS encoding NADPH-dependent assimilatory sulfite reductase hemoprotein subunit, which translates to MIKVEKVKKKKDSAKEETVCLANGLEVSKFENFKKSSQFLKEPLATELVNESDHFTNDAVQLLKFHGSYQQDNRENRRPGKSKDWQMMLRLRNPGGEVPGKLFLALDELSDKLGNGTLRATTRQAFQMHGIRKENLKEVIKTIVNSMGSTLAACGDINRNVMAPAAPFDSPDYNIARALAKKVADLLTPMAGQGTFLELWADGDLEYTIKPDKDIEAIRKLQFKDNVFSGIKDEPLYGSTYLPRKFKCAVTVPGDNSVDLLTNDIGIVAFTSKNGNLEGCNFYVGGGMGRTHNNEETFARIADPLGYVEEPDVYELIQSIVAIQRDYGDRKSRKNSRMKYLLHRKGIKWFKKILSDKYFKKEIKKIRKEPDNVLIDYLGWHKQNKTSYFVGLPLLSGRLSGEKKNTITTIVKKYNLDLRLTPNQDILLCNIANENKGEIQKSLSKIGYENLENINEIQRHALACPALPLCGLAMTEAERILPDVLKRIENLLLDLKIQKTILFRMTGCPNGCTRPYMAELALVGSGQNKYQLWLGGSKNLQRLAKPFLQRMELNDLEKTLQPLFNNWKSNLDLDFGDFINTQDENYIFNLLNKNQ; encoded by the coding sequence TTGATCAAGGTTGAGAAAGTAAAAAAGAAAAAAGATTCTGCAAAGGAAGAGACCGTTTGTTTAGCAAATGGACTAGAAGTCTCTAAATTTGAAAATTTCAAAAAAAGTAGCCAATTTCTTAAAGAACCACTTGCTACAGAATTAGTCAATGAAAGTGATCATTTTACTAATGATGCAGTTCAGTTATTAAAATTTCACGGTAGTTATCAACAAGATAACAGGGAAAATAGAAGGCCTGGCAAAAGTAAAGATTGGCAAATGATGCTTAGGTTAAGAAACCCAGGAGGTGAAGTCCCTGGGAAATTATTTTTAGCATTAGATGAATTATCTGACAAATTAGGTAATGGAACACTTAGGGCCACTACAAGACAAGCCTTTCAAATGCACGGAATCAGAAAGGAGAATCTAAAGGAAGTAATTAAAACAATAGTAAATTCAATGGGTTCCACATTAGCTGCATGTGGAGACATTAATAGAAACGTTATGGCCCCTGCGGCTCCATTTGATTCGCCAGACTATAACATTGCAAGAGCATTAGCAAAAAAAGTTGCAGATCTTCTCACCCCAATGGCTGGCCAAGGCACTTTTTTAGAGCTTTGGGCTGATGGAGATTTAGAGTACACCATAAAGCCCGACAAAGATATTGAAGCAATTAGGAAGCTCCAATTCAAAGATAATGTTTTTAGTGGGATAAAAGATGAGCCTCTTTATGGTTCAACTTATTTACCGAGAAAATTCAAATGTGCCGTGACAGTTCCTGGTGACAATTCTGTTGATCTTCTTACCAATGACATAGGAATAGTTGCCTTTACTTCTAAAAATGGAAACTTAGAAGGGTGCAACTTCTATGTTGGAGGTGGTATGGGTCGCACACATAATAATGAGGAGACCTTTGCCAGAATTGCAGATCCACTTGGATATGTTGAAGAACCTGATGTTTATGAATTAATACAAAGCATTGTGGCTATTCAAAGAGATTATGGTGATAGGAAATCAAGAAAAAATTCTAGAATGAAATATCTTCTTCATAGAAAAGGTATTAAATGGTTCAAAAAGATACTTTCTGATAAGTATTTCAAAAAAGAAATTAAAAAAATCAGAAAAGAACCTGATAATGTTCTTATTGATTACCTTGGTTGGCATAAACAAAATAAAACCTCCTATTTCGTAGGTTTACCATTATTATCAGGGAGATTATCTGGAGAGAAGAAGAATACCATCACAACTATTGTTAAAAAATATAATTTAGATTTAAGACTCACACCTAATCAAGATATTTTACTTTGTAATATCGCCAATGAAAACAAAGGTGAAATTCAAAAATCTCTATCAAAAATTGGATACGAAAATTTAGAAAACATTAATGAAATACAAAGACACGCTTTAGCTTGTCCTGCTTTACCACTTTGTGGCCTTGCAATGACTGAAGCTGAAAGAATATTACCTGATGTATTAAAAAGGATTGAAAATTTACTATTAGATCTAAAAATACAAAAGACAATATTATTCAGAATGACAGGATGTCCGAATGGATGTACTAGGCCTTATATGGCTGAATTAGCACTGGTTGGAAGTGGTCAAAACAAATACCAACTATGGTTGGGAGGAAGTAAAAATCTACAGAGGCTTGCTAAACCATTTTTACAAAGAATGGAACTTAACGATTTAGAAAAAACTCTTCAACCATTATTTAATAATTGGAAGAGTAATTTGGATTTGGATTTCGGGGATTTTATAAATACTCAAGATGAAAATTATATATTTAATTTACTAAATAAAAATCAATAG